In Granulicatella elegans, one genomic interval encodes:
- a CDS encoding MATE family efflux transporter, translating to MYETNHTSERLKLLFKILIPVLIYQLANFSAQFIDTVMTGQYHEMHLAGVSIAGSLYSPFFTLLNGIVAALIPIVGQLLGKKDKEGIQKIVFQFMYIGILLAIILFCIGLIGLNPALNQMHLETEVSTIAREYLLLLSIGFIPFLLFSVIRSFIDALGLTRVSMFLMILIVPLNMFFNYSLIYGKFGLPELGGPGAGLGTAMAYWVLLIVAIVVLKKHPKLKPYNVLSFERPHLALWKEPFALGLPIGFNVFGEVAIFALVGLLMAKFGSQVIASHQAAMNFSYLAYAFPMSISNALTIIVSYEIGQKNQKSAKEYIRLGITTSVIIAFLTLVWLYFNRPMIAGLYGTSESFIQLTMVFLSYSLLFQMFDAVAAPIQGILRGYKDAKMPFILCLLGYWVIGLPVGIVLDWMTDLGPYAYWIALIVGLMSNCFLLMLRLRSVQKKYDKRGAVNGK from the coding sequence ATGTACGAAACAAATCATACAAGTGAACGATTGAAATTATTATTTAAAATTTTAATTCCAGTCTTAATTTATCAATTAGCAAATTTTTCAGCGCAATTCATTGATACGGTTATGACAGGGCAATATCATGAAATGCACCTAGCAGGAGTTTCCATTGCGGGAAGTCTATATAGTCCATTTTTTACATTGTTAAATGGGATTGTAGCAGCACTTATACCAATTGTAGGGCAATTGCTTGGGAAGAAAGATAAAGAAGGAATTCAAAAAATTGTATTCCAATTTATGTATATTGGCATTTTATTAGCGATTATTTTGTTTTGTATTGGTTTAATTGGATTGAATCCAGCATTAAATCAAATGCATTTAGAAACTGAAGTATCCACGATTGCAAGAGAATATTTATTACTCTTATCGATTGGATTTATTCCATTTTTACTCTTTAGTGTGATTCGATCATTCATTGATGCATTAGGGTTAACAAGAGTATCCATGTTTTTAATGATTTTAATTGTTCCATTAAATATGTTCTTTAATTACTCATTAATTTATGGGAAATTTGGTCTCCCTGAATTAGGCGGTCCAGGGGCAGGTCTTGGAACGGCGATGGCTTATTGGGTGTTATTAATCGTAGCGATTGTTGTTCTTAAAAAACATCCAAAATTGAAACCTTATAATGTATTAAGTTTTGAAAGACCGCATTTAGCTTTGTGGAAAGAGCCTTTTGCATTAGGTCTACCAATTGGATTTAATGTTTTTGGGGAAGTAGCTATTTTTGCACTTGTTGGCTTATTAATGGCTAAATTTGGATCACAAGTCATTGCGTCGCACCAAGCTGCTATGAATTTTTCATATTTGGCGTATGCCTTCCCAATGAGTATTTCTAACGCATTGACGATTATTGTATCGTATGAGATTGGACAAAAAAATCAAAAGTCCGCAAAAGAGTATATTCGATTAGGAATTACTACTTCTGTCATCATTGCTTTTTTAACATTAGTATGGTTATATTTCAACCGTCCAATGATTGCTGGACTATATGGAACTTCAGAAAGTTTTATTCAATTAACAATGGTATTTTTATCCTATAGTTTATTATTCCAAATGTTTGATGCTGTTGCAGCACCGATTCAAGGAATATTACGTGGTTATAAAGATGCAAAAATGCCATTTATTTTATGCTTATTAGGATATTGGGTCATTGGTCTTCCAGTTGGTATTGTGTTAGATTGGATGACCGATTTAGGGCCGTATGCTTATTGGATTGCATTAATTGTAGGTCTAATGTCAAACTGTTTCTTATTAATGTTACGATTAAGAAGTGTGCAAAAGAAATATGATAAAAGGGGAGCAGTAAATGGAAAATGA